Genomic window (Akkermansiaceae bacterium):
GGGGGCCGATGGCTGAGTTGGCGAAAATCTACCCGGCCGAACTGGTGCGCGGCATCAGGATGCACCGGGCGGTGGACCGGTTTACGGACTCCCATGTGATTTTCAAGGAGGCACGGCGGTTGCTGGCACCTGAACGGAGGAGATTCGCTGGTATCATCGTGGATATCTTTTTCGACCACTATCTTTGCCTTCACTGGGAGCAATATTGTGAGATTCCGCTGGAAACATTCATTGAGGATATTTACCGGGCACTGGAAGAGAACCCCGGGTGGCGGGCGGGGAGGCTGGCCAAGGCCTTTCCAATGATGCGCTCTGAAAACTGGCTGATGACCTATAGCAGCATCGAGGGAATCGGACTCACCTTGAAGCGGGTGTCGTCCCGGAGTCCGAGGATTGCACGGATTGCCGGTGGCGCAGACGATTTACGCAGGAACTACGGAGCGTTTGAAGCCCATTTCCATGACTTCATGCCGGACTTGCTGGCTTTTGTGGTCGATTGGAAAAAGACCAACTAGTTATTCATCCTTCCCTTTTTTCCCTCCAAGGATGCCGTCGAGGATACCTCCCGCTTTTTCCTTGAGCAGTTTTTTCGCTGCCTCTTTGGCGGCTTCGGCGAAGTCCATGATCACACCGACGGGTCTTATTGTGGGATCGGAAAAATCGCCCGACGACTTCATGCTTACCAGCAGCCGTTGATCACGGAAGAGGCGTTCTTCGATGTCTTTGGCCACGATCGGCTGGACTTGTTCGGGCAGGAATTCGACCCCCTTGAGGATCACTGACCGAAAGTTGACGCTGGCATTTTTTGATGCCAACAGCTCCGCCCTCACTTCATGCTGATCTGTTTGGGTCTGGAGCCATGAGTCCTCCAGGGCGGCTAACTCCCAGTCGTCGACCCAGATCGACAGCGGTTTTTTCACCGTGATTTTTCCGAGGTGGTAGTGCGCAGCAATCGCCTCACTGCGGCCAAAGGTGGCCTTCTCTGGCAAAGCAGCCACCTTGATGCCGACCTTTTCGAGAACCGACAGATGGTTCCAGGACCGGGTAATAAAAGGAATCCGCGTATTCAGCCACGAGTCCTTGCCCAAGCTGAAGTCGCCATGGACATCGGGTTCGGCGTCACCTGTGACCGGGTTGAAAATACGCGTGGTCGACTCCCCGCTGAGATAGATGTCACCATACTGCCAGCCCTTGGTGGAATCTATGCGAATGTGACTGTTGATCCGGAGTTTCGCGCTGTTGGTTTTTGCCAATTGCCTGGGGTCAATTTCAATGGCACTGAGATCCATCTCGACATCAAGGCACTGCAAGCGGATCGCCATGCCTTCGAGAATCACAACCACCTTGGAATTTTTGATTTGAAGACCTCCAAGGGTAGCCACGAAGTCCTCCTGGTCAAAAACGTTGAATCCCCCGCCCTTCCCGCCATCCGTGGATCGACGTTTTTTTCCGCCTGGGGCCTCGAACATTTTTTCGAGCGAAGTGCTCCCGTCAGCGTGATAGCTGGTGGTGATTTGCGCGCCACTGATCGTGATGTTCGAAACGTCAACATGTTTACGAAGGAGCCCCCAGAGACCCACACTAAGGCTGGTTTCCTTGATTTTGATGGGGGCTGCTCGATGTGACCTTGTTCCCTTGGGTGCAAGACTGACATCTGTGAGGGTCACCTTTGCGGGCAGGCTGAAAATCGAGACCTTCACATCTCCAATTTCAACCTCACTGTTAATGGATTTTTCTATGTTCTCCACCAGAAAGCCCTTGGTGATCAAACTTTTCGCTAACAGCTCGATACCGAGAACCAGGAACGCCAGGATACCGACACCGACCGCGGCGATCCTGATGAGACGTTGTTTCCTGTTGGCTGGCTTACTGCTCCCGGCCCTCCTGGGTGATCTGCTACGGACTTGTTGCTGGCGTTGCATAGACGGGGATTGTAAACGGTATCGTCCGCCGCTCAACCTATTTATGGAGTTCGTAATCGGGGCTTTCTGGTCTTGCAAGACCGGCTATCATGACAATAGGGTATGGCCATGTTTCTGACACTGATGAGCGCAATCTGCCTGATAACCCTGGGGCTGGCTGGATTTTTGGGTTGGGAGCGCCTTGAAACCGATGGCAACCAGGTGGAAATGCTGATGCCTGTGTTTTTTGGCGGCGCCTTGCTGATCTGCCTTGCCTTCAGCCGGCAACACTACCGCCATGGCCTATATGGATGCCTGATCATCGCCCTGCTCGGGGTCATTTCCGCCGTTGTCCGCATCTACCAATATGAGGCGTTTCAAAGTGTCGCCGACCCCAAGACCCGCCTGATCCTGGCCATGGCCGGAATCTGCCTGATGCAAATGGTGATTACCTGGAGAGAGGTGCAGGCCGACCGGAATGACACAGCCCCGCCGATCTAACGCGCTATAGCTGCCGGAGGCGTTATGGCTGGATCACGACACGCGTGCCAACGGGTGTCAAACCAAAGAGTTTCTTGGCGGCACTATGGGGCATCCGGATACAGCCGTGGGATGCCGGGTAGCCTGGACAGTACCCTGCGTGGAATCCAAACGCGCTACAGCTGAGCCGCTGGAAATAAGGCATACTCGAGCCGTAAATGGTTGAACTGTGGCTTTTATGTTTGTCGGTGATGACAAAGGTTCCCTTGGGCGTTCTGAACCCTGACTTACCGGTGGATACCCGACTGCTAAAGATCACTTCCTGCTTGGCATTGAAAAGCCTCACCCTTTGCTCTGATAAATCGAGAACGGCATGATGGATTTCCTTCTCGGGATCCTGGCCGAGGATCACCTGCATCGCCTTGATATCCCCACGGCGTGAGGCAAAGTTAACCGGGTAGAGATGGTGTTTTCCCGTGTAGACGTATTTTTTAGCATCATGCTCGATCAGTGTCGACATGATCGCAAGATCACCATTGTTAGTAGCCATCATCAGAGGTGTGACACGACGTTCGTTCTTCAAGAACCAGCGCATCGATTCTTTTTCCGTGAGCTCAAGAAACGACTGGGATACCGGACGACCAAAATAGGTGTTGGGGTCGGCGCCAAATTCGAGCAATAGGCTGACCATAGCGGCGTCGCGCATCGCCACAGCCATGTGGAGCGGGCGCTGCCCTTCCTTGCCGCGGGCCAGGGGATCGGCACCATATTGCAAACATAGCCCGGCCAGCTGAAGCTGTCCTTTTCTAACACATGACGCAATGATACCGTCCACGGCATTACTCTCCTGGTCACGCCAATTTTCAGGCCGTATCCCAGCTTCAAGAAGCAGGCGCAGCATCTCGATATCTCCATTGTCCAGAGCCTCACCGATGATGTTCGATCCGTCAGCACCACGTGAAAGCAGCATCGCGATCATCGCGTCATTACCCGCCTCAGCAGCGACCTCAATGGGTGACGGGTTACCATCAGTCGCCTCATCGACAGTGGCGCCGTAGTTGATCAATTCAACGGCCTCTTTGAACAAATTTCTCCTGACCATCTCCCCCAGCAAGCTTTCTTTATTGGAACCGGGCACGTTCACATCCACTCCGGCTGTAAGTAATCGCTTCATTCCCCGCCACCGTTCGACAGGGCCACGGGCATGGGCAGCGCTCCAGAGCGGGGTAACACCATTGTCGTCCCTGATGTCGGGATCGGCACCAGCCTCCAGCAGAATGTCCATGCATTGCATCAGACCATCCTCTGCGGCAATATGCAGCGCGGTCCGGCCGTCCTTTCCCGCCGCACTGGGATTGACACCACTGTCCAACAAAAGCTTGATGGTATCCATCCCACGGAATTTGACCGCTTTAAGCAGGAGAGGATTGTTATCGTGACCCACTTCATCGGGTGACACACCACCGTTCAGCAGGCAGAGGACCATGTCCTTGTTACCCGAATCAAGGGCCAACTCCAAAGCCCCCCTACCATTGCCCGAACGGGCATGCCGATCGACATCCAGCTTTAGCAACATGCCTGCCACTTGGAGGTTGCCTGTTTTAACGGCATAGAGCAAGGGGGTGTCACCCTTTTTATCGCGCACCTCCATATAGGCACCCTCCTGCAAGAGCAGTGCCACCCTATGGTTGTCGCCGAGCTTAACGGCATCCAGCAGTGCCTGGCCTGAGGCGCCGTTTTCAATGGTCGGGCTTTGGCGACAGGAAGACAAGGCAGCGAGTATGAGCAGACCGAACACCAATAGGCACCCGGTTGGCATCCGTTTCCTGTTTTTGGTAACCCGCATCGACGATGGAATATAGCTTCTGTAATGCTACCTGTAAACACGTGCCCTAGCAAGCATGATGCAAACCCTATAACTACAAGGAAAACCCGGCGGAGATCGTGACGGGAAGATGATTCGATCCTCTTAACTAGCATGCCTGCCACAACGTGGGCAGCGCAATAGCGGCGTCTACAGAAAGCTTTCCCAGCAATCGTCAATGCTTCCACGTCTCCGAAAACCGAACAGAGGGCGCCAGCGGGGAGCCCTCGGACGAGTGGCGGGAAACATGTTGGCCTCGTGCGGGAGCTTGTTCGCCTTGCGGTTATTGCAGCCGATACAGGAAGTGACGATGTTATCCCATCGGGTCCGCCCCCCCTTGTCGCGGGGAACCACATGATCGAGATTCAACTCCTTGTCCGGAAACTCCTTCTGGCAATACTGGCAGGTGTAGTGGTCGCGCATAAACACATTCTGCCGGGTAAACTTCACCTCTTTGCTGGGGAGCTTGTCGTACATCGCGAGCACAATCACTTTCGGGATCTTCATCGCAAAGCGCACCGAGCGAATCACGCCCTCGGAAATTTTCTCCGATGACGATTCCAACCATGAGCCGAGGTCGTGGGTCTGGTATTTCGTTTCCCCCTCGGCCTCGACCACTTGGGCGTGCCCCAGACAGAGCAGCTTGACTGCCCTCCTAACGGAACAAGTGTGGATGGGCTGCCAGAGCTTGTTCAGCACCAACACGTTATAGTTCAAGGCATCGACCATGGGGGGAGATATCAGATAGCTAGCCACATACCATGATCTGATCGCCGCTTCAATAGCGAAATTATTGATTTGTTAACGACTTCAACGCATTCTCGCTACGGGAGACGCTGTAAAAAACCCCTCACCGCCTGCCGGTCCGGGTGCCGCCTGAGGAGTTCCTGTAAAATGGCCTTCCCTTCTTCGAACCGGCCGGTTTCTATCAGCACGGCGGCTTTTCCCTGCAAGGCATCCGCATTATCCGGATCTTGCGCCAAGGCCCGCTCGTACCAGGCTAGCGCGGCTGTCCTGTCATGCTGCGCCCCCAGGGCTAACGAACCCAGATCCACCATCAGCGTTGCCCGGGTCGGAAAACGGCGCACCCCGTCCAGCAGAGCTTTCTCAGCACCCGCTATATCCCCTCTTTCCATGAGTAGCCTGGCCAGGTGACTGAATGAGGCCTCGCTGTGCAGAATTTTTTTCCCGCATGCCTCCCGGTACATCTTTTCGGCCTCTGGTTTGCGATCCAGCTTCTCAAGCATTCGCCCGGCGTTATTGGCGGCCAAACCCGAATTCCCATCAATCTCCAAAGCCTGCCGGAACAACTCCAGGGCGGCCTCAAAATCCCCTTGCTCCTCACGAATCACGCCGAGATGCACCGGGGCTAACAAACTACGCGGATTGATCGACCGCTCATGGGTGAACAGGCACTCACTGCTTTTCCAGATTCCCACCCTGCCCCAGCTAACCACCGCAACCAAAATGACAATCATCGCTGCGCACCCGGTCATCATTTTCCGCTCCACCGACTTCACAGCCCACTGGGAAACAATCCTGACAATACCTGCTAGCACCACCAGCATGCCAAGGTGGATCAGGTAGCTATAGCGGTCGGACACAAAGTAGAAACTAACAGGCACCACACCACTCACAGGAAGCCACAACAGAAAAAACACACCGAGCCCGAGCCATACCAGTCGGTCACGCCACCCGATGGCAACCACGACAGCCAGGGCGGCCAGCAAGCCGACTGCGGGAACCAACCAATCGGTCAGCACACCGGCGGGAGGGTAGACCCAGAGTTGGCCAGGCACCGGGAAAAAGAAATTCTGCACATACCACCACAGTCCGACGGGCATCAACATCATCCGTCTGCCGGCAGGCATGACATCCGTAACGTCAGACATCCCCCCGGTGCGTTGGAAATGGATGGTCAGCCCGGCCACCAAGGCGGATACAAACACAAACGGCAACACGCGAACACCCCAGCCTATTGCCTGTCCCAGGCTCAACCTGGCGTCACTGCGCAGCAGCTCCCGTAATAACAGGATCAGCGGTAGCGGAACGACACTGGGTTTCGAAAATCCGGCCATCACAAACAAACCCAGTGACAGCCCATACCACAGCAGGTTTCCAGTCGGTGAGCCTCTCCACTTTTCCCAGCTCCACCAGCACCAGAGGAAAAACGCTCCACTCAGCACGTCTTTGCGTTCACTGATCCACAACACACTCTGCACCCGCTGTGGATGCAGTGCCCACAGCATGGCAAGAAAGAGTGCCATTCCCGTATTCCCGGTGATACGGCGCAGCAGGAAAAACATGCCGACCGACCCGAGCGTGTGCCAGAACACATTGACCGCGTGATGCCCTCCTGCCTTCTCCACTCCAAACATCTCCACATCCAGCATGTGCGACAGCCAGGTAAGCGGATGCCAGAGATTCGTCTGCCCCACGTCAGTTAGGGACCACTTCACACCTTGAATCGTCAACCCTTTCGACACCATTTCGTTTTCATACACATAGGCGGGATCGTCGTAATTGATAAAATCAAAGCCCACCGACTGGCTAAACAACGCCCCAACAGCACAAAGCAACACCAACACTGAGAGCCATGTCCGACCTCGTTGTTGTCTACTCACCATATCCGTCTGCATGCGCGGGGAACCTAAACGATTTCTGTTCTTTGCACACTCCTAAATCACCCTTATCAGACCCGGCACCGATGCGATTCACCCAA
Coding sequences:
- a CDS encoding HNH endonuclease, yielding MVDALNYNVLVLNKLWQPIHTCSVRRAVKLLCLGHAQVVEAEGETKYQTHDLGSWLESSSEKISEGVIRSVRFAMKIPKVIVLAMYDKLPSKEVKFTRQNVFMRDHYTCQYCQKEFPDKELNLDHVVPRDKGGRTRWDNIVTSCIGCNNRKANKLPHEANMFPATRPRAPRWRPLFGFRRRGSIDDCWESFL
- a CDS encoding ankyrin repeat domain-containing protein produces the protein MSSCRQSPTIENGASGQALLDAVKLGDNHRVALLLQEGAYMEVRDKKGDTPLLYAVKTGNLQVAGMLLKLDVDRHARSGNGRGALELALDSGNKDMVLCLLNGGVSPDEVGHDNNPLLLKAVKFRGMDTIKLLLDSGVNPSAAGKDGRTALHIAAEDGLMQCMDILLEAGADPDIRDDNGVTPLWSAAHARGPVERWRGMKRLLTAGVDVNVPGSNKESLLGEMVRRNLFKEAVELINYGATVDEATDGNPSPIEVAAEAGNDAMIAMLLSRGADGSNIIGEALDNGDIEMLRLLLEAGIRPENWRDQESNAVDGIIASCVRKGQLQLAGLCLQYGADPLARGKEGQRPLHMAVAMRDAAMVSLLLEFGADPNTYFGRPVSQSFLELTEKESMRWFLKNERRVTPLMMATNNGDLAIMSTLIEHDAKKYVYTGKHHLYPVNFASRRGDIKAMQVILGQDPEKEIHHAVLDLSEQRVRLFNAKQEVIFSSRVSTGKSGFRTPKGTFVITDKHKSHSSTIYGSSMPYFQRLSCSAFGFHAGYCPGYPASHGCIRMPHSAAKKLFGLTPVGTRVVIQP
- a CDS encoding tetratricopeptide repeat protein; the encoded protein is MQTDMVSRQQRGRTWLSVLVLLCAVGALFSQSVGFDFINYDDPAYVYENEMVSKGLTIQGVKWSLTDVGQTNLWHPLTWLSHMLDVEMFGVEKAGGHHAVNVFWHTLGSVGMFFLLRRITGNTGMALFLAMLWALHPQRVQSVLWISERKDVLSGAFFLWCWWSWEKWRGSPTGNLLWYGLSLGLFVMAGFSKPSVVPLPLILLLRELLRSDARLSLGQAIGWGVRVLPFVFVSALVAGLTIHFQRTGGMSDVTDVMPAGRRMMLMPVGLWWYVQNFFFPVPGQLWVYPPAGVLTDWLVPAVGLLAALAVVVAIGWRDRLVWLGLGVFFLLWLPVSGVVPVSFYFVSDRYSYLIHLGMLVVLAGIVRIVSQWAVKSVERKMMTGCAAMIVILVAVVSWGRVGIWKSSECLFTHERSINPRSLLAPVHLGVIREEQGDFEAALELFRQALEIDGNSGLAANNAGRMLEKLDRKPEAEKMYREACGKKILHSEASFSHLARLLMERGDIAGAEKALLDGVRRFPTRATLMVDLGSLALGAQHDRTAALAWYERALAQDPDNADALQGKAAVLIETGRFEEGKAILQELLRRHPDRQAVRGFLQRLP
- a CDS encoding DUF479 domain-containing protein → MNYLAHLLLADDTDASRIGNLLGDFTRGPMAELAKIYPAELVRGIRMHRAVDRFTDSHVIFKEARRLLAPERRRFAGIIVDIFFDHYLCLHWEQYCEIPLETFIEDIYRALEENPGWRAGRLAKAFPMMRSENWLMTYSSIEGIGLTLKRVSSRSPRIARIAGGADDLRRNYGAFEAHFHDFMPDLLAFVVDWKKTN